In Chiloscyllium plagiosum isolate BGI_BamShark_2017 chromosome 30, ASM401019v2, whole genome shotgun sequence, a genomic segment contains:
- the si:ch211-51h9.7 gene encoding protein cereblon, which translates to MWQVLVPPLLVWLLPAVSGHNASQEERSSRDELLLCRSCGFEVAASRDLKFVASALALAQRNDTVIGERRVPVQLFQNPQGLRFQVLTFKKAAVHRHWPAEEQFSWFPGHSWTVATCPRCHNHLGWSFQPSIWPQHVTDEEFEDSDETFVALIIDRLLQENIAATLLMVPKSYRS; encoded by the exons ATGTGGCAGGTGTTGGTGCCTCCGCTGTTGGTGTGGCTGCTGCCTGCCGTGAGCGGCCACAACGCCAGCCAGGAGGAGAGAAGTTCCCGAGATGAGCTCTTACTGTGCAGATCATGCGGCTTCGAGGTGGCCGCCAGCCGGGACCTCAAGTTCGTGGCCAGCGCCCTGGCTTTAGCCCAGCGTAACGACACGGTGATCGGCGAGCGCAGGGTCCCGGTGCAGCTTTTCCAGAACCCCCAGGGACTTCGCTTCCAGGTACTCACTTTCAAGAAAGCCGCTGTACACAGACACTGGCCGGCGGAGGAGCAGTTCTCCTGGTTCCCTGGACACTCTTGGACAGTGGCAACGTGTCCCAGGTGCCATAATCACTTAG GTTGGTCATTTCAGCCCAGCATCTGGCCTCAGCATGTTACAGATGAAGAGTTTGAGGATTCAGATGAGACATTTGTTGCACTGATAATAGACAGACTCCTCCAGGAGAATATTGCTGCAACACTTCTCATGGTACCCAAGTCCTACCGGAGTTGA